The DNA segment AAGCGCGTGAAGGAGGCAGCCGATAAGGGTGTGAAGCTGCGGACACCGACGGACGATGGGACACTGGGAGATCCTTGTGACTCGATGCCTTACCTGGTGATCATTGTGGACGAGCTTGCCGACTTGATGATGACCGCAGGCCGAGAAGTTGAGAGCTATATTATGCGCCTTGCCCAAAAGGCCCGTGCTGCAGGTATTCACCTTGTTTTAGCAACGCAGAGGCCTTCAGTGGATGTCATTACCGGCCCCATTAAGGCAAACTTGCCCACCCGTATCGCATTTGCGGTCAGCTCGAACTTTGATTCGAAGACCATCATTGGTACCAGCGGTGCGGAAAACCTCTTGGGTTGGGGTGATATGCTTTACATGTCGCCGGGTATTGGCGGCTTGGAACGTGTGCATGGCTCTTTGGTTACGGATGAGGAAATCTTACGTACATGTGAGTTTGTGGGCGGACAGGGTAAACCTGAGTACGACGAGTCTATTCTTCTCGCTCCCGAACCTGAAGCGAGCTCCGACAATCAAGAGCAGGTGAAAGATGAGCTTTTTGATAAAGCGGTTGAAATCATCGCGCAAGCCCAGAAAGTTTCAGTCTCCTTTATTCAGCGTAAGCTCTCCATTGGCTACAACCGGGCAGCAAGAATGGTTGAACAGATGGAAGAAGAGGGCATGGTGGGTCCGCCAAACGGTTCTAAGCCAAGAGAAGTGTTGATTAAAGATCTCTCCGCCTGATACTCGCATGCCCTGAAGTGAATGAGCGATGGATGCTCAACGTCTCTTAGACATGATGCGAGAAAAGTTATGATAAGTATTTTATTGGCCTCGCTGGCTCTGAGCACCACAGCTCTAGACGTGTCGACTCTTGTTGCGCGCGTTCAAGCAACTTACGATAGCCAGTCGGATGTAAGTGCTGAATTTTCTCAGTCTTATTTGGATTCCCTACGCGGTACCACCCGCGAGGAAAGCGGCCGACTCTGGGCAAAAAAAGATGGCCGGGTACGCTGGACGTATATGAAGCCGGTGCGTAAGGATTTCGTTTATACCGGAACC comes from the Deltaproteobacteria bacterium genome and includes:
- a CDS encoding DNA translocase FtsK, whose amino-acid sequence is KISNLADDLAMSMEALRVRIVAPIPGKGAVGIEIPNETRETVFFKELVAHENFRKSKSKLPIALGKDIEGNAKVVDLARMPHLLVAGATGSGKSVFVNSLIMSILYKSTPDEVRFIMVDPKMLELSVYNAVSHLLLPVVVDPKKAAMALRWGVEEMERRYQMMSTLNVRNIDGYNKRVKEAADKGVKLRTPTDDGTLGDPCDSMPYLVIIVDELADLMMTAGREVESYIMRLAQKARAAGIHLVLATQRPSVDVITGPIKANLPTRIAFAVSSNFDSKTIIGTSGAENLLGWGDMLYMSPGIGGLERVHGSLVTDEEILRTCEFVGGQGKPEYDESILLAPEPEASSDNQEQVKDELFDKAVEIIAQAQKVSVSFIQRKLSIGYNRAARMVEQMEEEGMVGPPNGSKPREVLIKDLSA